Genomic window (Gelria sp. Kuro-4):
GACCATAAGCCTCAGCAATGCTCGGCCACCACGACTCGGCGGTAACTCCTGCCAAAACCGCTACTTTTTTCCCTTTTAGATCTGCAATAGACTTAATGCTCGAGTTTTCGTTAACAACAGCCTCGAAAAGGGTAGTATATCCCCGCATAACAAACCGAAGGTCTGTGTACTTTCCTTCGCTGGCAAATTCTCTATTGCCGTTTAATGCGCTAAGTGCGACGTCGATAGTACACAAGCCAAATGTAAGCTCGTTGCGTCCCACTCTCCTCGCATTTTCTACACTGGCCGTTGTCATTTCGGAAGTTGCCTTAAGCCCAGGAATGTACTTCTCGGCTAAATTTGCCATACCTGCAGCAATAATGAACATGGCTCCACCTGTTGAGCCTCCGCCAATGGTGACATATGTCGTCTCAACAGCCTGATCGCTTCCACTTTCACTTTGGGTTGATTGACCTTTTCCACAACCAGCTGCTGTTAGTGCTACGACAACGACTAGTGCTAGAGCTGTGATTCTAAGCGCGTACTTCTTCCATTTCATCGTCATTATGCTTCCCTCCCTTTTTGTTTTAGCTTCCAATCGCAGATCTACTTCGTTCTTGCCTCTCTCCGCACCATACCTACGATTTCAAGAGTATGTGGGTCAATAATAACCCCGTAGTCCTTCGCTGCGCTCTCGACCGAAACAATGCCGTTAATCACGTCGTCCCGGACAGCTATCGGGTCGCGGCTATGCGGATCCCCATACCCTCCCCCCGCCGCAGTATACAGAGTGACTGTATCTCCCGGATTCAGGAATTCTATATCGCCAACTGAATACTCTAGAGTTCGCTCATCGCTTCTACCCTCATTGATGACCCATTTTCCTCCCGACCCTGCCTTTCCTCCGAACCTCCCCTGCGGAAGCACTTTTGCCTTCTGCGAGGTATGGTGAAACTGGGGAGACAAACCGAGAATTTGATAAGACAATACCTGGCCCATACCACCTCTAAACTTGCCTGGACCTCCGGAATCAGGGCATAACTCACGTTTCAAATACATTACAGGCGAACTCATCTCGGTCGCTTCTATAGAAGGAGTAGGGCAATTTGTCACATGGCAGGACATAGCGCTCAATCCGTCTTTAGAAGGACGCGCGCCAAGGCCACCTGCAACGACCTCACCCCACATTACACGTTTGTTGCTCTCAGGGGTGATAGCGCTGCAGTAGTTATATATACAGCCACATGATTCTGCCATTACTTTATCGGGGATCGCCTCTGCAAGAGCCCCCATGATCAAATCCACCAGACTGTGACATACGATCATCCTCTGATAGCATGCAGCAGGTGACTTGCAGTTAACTAGCGTCCCTTCCGGTGCAGAAATGTGAATAGGTCTGTTGCAGCCGGCATTGCTCGGCATCTCAGGGTCTGTAAGGCATCGCATGGTGTAGTAGACGGCCGAGTAAGTTGCGGAAAGAGGTGCGTTGATTGGACCATTAATCTGGGGATCTGTGCCAGCGAAATCAAACCAAATATCGGAACCTTTTACGGTTACTGTAACCTTCAAACGGTATGGCCCGCCTTTGGACCCATCATCGAGAACATACGCGGTGTGCTCGTAGCAACCATCCGGGATTTCCTGTATTGTGGCGCGCGTTCTGCGCTCCGAATAGTCCAGTAATGCCTCAAAGCATTTGGAGACCGTATCTGGACCGTATTTTCTCAAGACCGCCTTGAATTCCTCCGCTGCGACTCTACAGGCAAAAGCCTGTGCCCGAAGATCGTTCTCCATGACATCAGGTACACGGGTGTTATTCACGAGCATATTAAAGAGGTCCTCATTCAACTGGCCTTTCTTATAAAGCTTAAGAGGCGGAACTCGAATACCCTCTTGCCAAATCTCAACACCCCACCCTCGCGTACCCATCCACATCGCGCCGACGTCCAAGTAATGGGCCATGAGAGCCGTGAATCCCATAAGTTTGCCCTCGTAGAATACAGGGCAGTACATGATGATGTCTCCCGTATGATGAACTGCCATTGAGCCTCCGGCTACATATGGGTCGTTCGTGATCAAAATATCTCCATCTTCAAGCATATCCTGGGAAAAGCAATGCTTTAGTATTGTCTCGAGACATGGACTTATACAGTGCAGATGAATTGGAACATTTGCTGACTCTGCAATCAAGGATCCGGTCCCGTCGAAAAGTGCCGCTGAGCAATCCTCCATCTCTCTTACAATGTAGGAATAGGCAGATTTTATCATTCGTGATGACATCTGCTCCGCCACAGTGACAAGAGCATTACGTACTACTTCTACTGTAATGGGATCTACCACTGGTTCTCCCTCCTCTTCGAACAGAACGAGGTGTGGATAATAATGTTACGATACTGATCCATAGTGGCTGTATGGCCTGGGAACACCACCACTGTGGAACCATACTCCTCCAGGATTGCCGGCCCTTTAATAACGTTTCCAGCCCGTAGGAGTTTTGTACGATACACCGGGGTGTTAACATATCGGTCTGTGAAGAAGACTTCTCTAGTTCCAGCAAAAGCCTTGTCTGGTGAAGTATCAACGCACTCTTCTTCCTTGAGTGGCGGTTTTGGAATGCCGCCTATGGCTGTAACTCTAAGATTAACGATTTCTACAGGCTTCCCTGGGGTGCAGTAACCGTAGACTCTTGTGTGCAATTCGTTAAAACCTCGACAGACAAGGTCTAGATCCTCTCTACTCAGACTTGCTCTTACTTCTACTGGGACGGATATCTCGTACGCCTGGCCACGATATCTCATGTCGATGCTCCTAACAAAGGCTATGGCGCTATCAGGTATCCCATCTCGTTGCAGCTGCTGGTAGCCCATCGTCTCCATTTCTCTAAAGGACTGGTTAACTGCATCGAGGTCTACGTCTGCTGAGTCGCTTAATAGGGTATGAACATAGTCGTAACGAATGTCACTGTTCAGTAAACCTAGAGCTGCTACTGCGCCTGGAGAGTATGGAATAACTACCGAACCGATTTCCAGCTCATCGGCCAACGCACCGGCATGCATGGGTCCAGCGCCGCCGAAAGCAACCAGGGCAAAATCGCGCGGATCATAACCCTTTGATGTAGAGACCACTTTTAGTGCTCTGATCATATTGGAGTTCACAATATCGATGATCCCTTTTGCTGCTTGAACTACATCCATTCCTAAGGGATTGGCGACTTTTTGTTTAATAGCCTCTATAGCCTTCTCTGGATGCAGATGCATTTCACCTCCCAAGAAGAAGCCGGGGTTGATCCGGCCTAGAACAAGGTTTGCGTCAGTAACGGTGGGTTCTAAACCGCCTTTTCCGTAACAAGCCGGACCTGGATTAGCCTGTGCACTCTTCGGTCCGACCCTGAGGGCGCCGCCAGTATCAATCCAAGCAATAGAGCCGCCACCAGCACCAATGGTTTGAAATTCAATTGTAGGTGTAATAACTGGATACTGCTGTACCTCAGACCAAGTCGTAGTTTTTGGTTTGTTGTCCTCTATAATCGCAACATCACAGCTCGTTCCACCCATATCCAACGTAATTACATTGGAGAACCCTGCCAACCTAGCAAATAAATTCCCGCCGATAACCCCGGCGACAACTCCACAGTGGGCAATATTGACGGGCTTATTCTTTGCGGCCCCAAATGTGCTAAGTCCCCCATTGCTTTGCATTACAAGGGTTTCGGCATCTACACCCGCCTGTCTCAACTGTTGGGATAGTTTCTCTAGGTGTCGCGTTACGGCCGGTTTAGCGTACGCGTTGATTACAGTTGTACTCGTTCGTCCGTATTCCCTAAACTCTCGGGCAATGTCACTTGAGAGGGAAACCATTAGTTCGGGGAACTTTTCCTTCGCTACTTCGGCTATCCTTGTTTCATGGGTATCGTTTATATAGGAGTGTAATAAGCATACTGCTATCGACTCAACACCCTTCTTGCACAATTCCTCAAATATTTTTTCTAACTCGTCTTCGTCAAGGGCCTGAACTACTTCACCCTTCGCATTAATCCTTTCTGATACTCCGAAACGTAAGTGCCGTGGCACTAATGGCCTGGGCTTGTCCAAATAGATGTCGTAGATATTACCCTTTCTTGCTGCCTTACCAATCTCAAGAATATCTCTGAAACCTTTAGTGGTTATTAGAGCGACATTTTCGGCCTCGCCTTGCACGATCATATTTGTTAGGAAAGTTGTGCCGTACATAAAATACGCTACGCTCTCCGCAGGGCAATGGGCTTCGTTAAAAGCTTTCTTGCAACCTGACACAACGCCGAGTCCCAAGTCTTCGCTCGTCGTCGGCACTTTTGTTACTACAAGATTTCCGTTTTTTTCGTTGAATAACACGACGTCGGTGTGGGTACCTCCTGTGTCCACAGCAATTCTGATCATACAGTCAAGTTACCTCCCTTGGCCGATCTTGATCTGGTCAACCTATTGCCTAGCTACAAGAGCCTCCATAAGTTAGATAGCTATTGATCGCTTCGATTGACATGCCGTCAATACCGATCTTAGAGACGTTTCTTCCTATACTCATGTAGTCTACCTCGTTGATCACACTCCCTAACGTAACAACTGACGTGGCAACTGGCGTTGGAACCCCCAGCATCTCGCCAAGGGAGCATAGGAGTACTACGCCTGCGGAGATGTCCTCGGTTATATACCTGTGATTGGCGGACAGCGGACCCTTACTAGACCGACGTACGAACTCCTCAAAACTTAAACCTCGAAGCTGCGGACCCAGCTCCATATAAGGAATTGACTTTAGCCCAAGTGCTTTAAGAACTGCACACTTTTCATTGTCGAGTGCCACCATTGCTTTTTTTACAGAAGGCGTAAAGCCTTCCTTGTATAGGTAGAACTCTCCCCCGCTGTACTCAACTCGTCCAATATTAAGTAGCGAAGGCAAGGGATGTGATATTATATTTAGATTGTGTAGGCCAACTTCAAGAACATTTGTCCATGGAGTTATCTGTGGGTACAGCTGCTTTAGCTCTTCCGCCACTAACTCGTTCTGATTTGAAGGAAAGGCAGAAAAAGGAAGGCTGGTCACAACACGGTGTACATTCACATGTCCTGGCTCTACAATGCGGCATGCATATGGAAGGGTTAGAGATTCGGCCAAGATAACATCCTTGGTAACTCCTGCATCGTTGAAAACTTTGGCCATTTCCAGCGTTCCGCAGGACCCTGGGAGAAGGACAATCACTTGACCAGGTGAAAGATAAGGAACTAGCATCTCCGCAACAATCCTATGAGCGGGAGCAACGGTGACTACCATAACGTGACTAACATCTGTCATTGCTTCTTTGATGTCCGAGGTAATCATCTTGATTCGGGCCTTACCAGTTCTTGCATAGCCTGTCAATTCCAGCACGTTTCCGTGTTCCTGCAACGGTAAGATTTTGTCGACGAATTGTGACATCTCGAACAGGTGCACGTCAAAGCCGGCCAAAGTGAGATCCGCCGCCATGGCCTGGCCTGCGTTTCCTGCACCGATAACTGCAATGTTTTTAATCACTGCGCAAACCTCCTCTACTCTTCTATGGATCATCACTTTCAAACGTCAATCCGGGACGCAGATATCCTTCCTTGCCGGGCCCAGTACTCATGAAGATAGACTGAGACACCAACGGCCAGGCCAATCACATCCGATATCAAGCCAGGCCATATCAAACACAGGCCAGAAGCGATGAGAAGCCCCCTTTCCACAACGCTCGTCTGCCGCAATAGATAACCCTCGAGCCCTGCCGCCATGAAACCTACGCCTATTAGGGAAGTTGTAAAGGACCACAAGATATTCAAAGGATCACCCATCATGAGTAAAGCAGGGTTATAGACAAACATGAAGGGGATGATAAACGACGGAAGAGCAAGTCGGAACGCAGTAAAACCGGTACTCATTGGGCTTGCACCAGATATCCCGGCTGCAGTGTACGCTGCTACTGCCACAGGCGGGGTTATGCAGGAGAGAACTCCAAAGTAGAAAACGAACATGTGAACTGCAACTGGTAAAACACCGTGGTTGATTAGAACTGGAGCTACGAAGATGGACACAACGAGGTAGACCGCTAAGGTAGGTACTCCCATACCTAAGAGAATACAGACTACCATGCTAGAAACGAGCAGGAGCGGGATGCTTTCCTTGCAGAGTTCAACAAGAATTCCAGAGAGCCGAAATCCTAACCCTGTCAGCATAAGGGTTCCTACAATTACTCCAACATTGGCACACGCAATAGCCACAGGGAGAACACCTTCTGCCCCTCGTCTTAATGCGCTCCATATCCGCGCTGCATCTAGTCTAGTATCCTTCTTGACAAAACTAACGGCAAAGCTAGCAACTACGGCCCAAAAGGCACTTGTGGTTATAGATAATCGAGCGACACCAAGAAGGTATATTAGAAGCAGTATAGGCACGAGCATGTGTCCACTACGAAGAAAGGTCGGTGCAAATTTTGGCAATTGCTCTGGAGAGAGCCCTTTTAAACCGCGTTTGGCCGCTCTCAAGTCTACCGCTATAAAAAGCGATAGATAGTAAAGCAGTGCGGGGATTAGACCCACCTTACAAACCTCAAAGTAAGATATACCCAGCACTTCAGCAATTACAAAGGCAACCGAGGCCATGATAGGTGGCATGAACTGACCGCCGGTTGATGCCACTGCTTCCACGGCTCCAGCAAACTCAGGTGAAAAGCCAGTTTTGATCATCATGGGAATTGTGAAAGTACCTGTAGATGTAACATTGGCCACCGCAGAACCACTCAGTGTTCCAAAGAAACAGCTTGCCACTGTGGCGATTTTTGCCGGTCCTCCTCTAACCCTCCCGAAAATGCTACTTGCCATATCTGTAAACAGTTGCGCAGTCCCAGACTCGAACAGGAAGCCACTCAGTATGCAAAACAGAATGATGAAAGTGGCAGATACTCCTAATGCAACACCAAATATACCTTCTGTACTAAGACACACTAAGCTAACGATTCTCGCTAAGTCGTAGCCGCGATGCTGTAATAGTCCTGGCATATGGGGTCCCAAATATGCATACACAAGGAAGAGAATGCTCACAAGCGGAAGTGCTAGACCTATTACTCGACGACTAGCCTCAAGCAAAGTCACAAGAAGGATGATCCCGAAGATGACATCATTTCTGGTTGTGATACCTGCTCTAAAAGGAAGACGCGGATCTTCTATGAACAAATAGAGGCAACTGATCACACCACCCAATAGTAAGAGTGGGTCAATGATTCTTCTTAGACCCTTTTTTTCACTCCTATAAACCAAGAACGTGAGTGCAAGGCTAAACCCGAGATGAACAATCCGTTGCCGCATTCCAGACAAAGGACCAACGTATGCCGTTACCAGGTGAAATAAGGAGAAGCACACTGGGACAATCATCATGACCGTCCCGAGCATTCTGCCCCAAGGGGTAACCTCTGGAATTTTGGGTACCTTAGGGCTTTCTTCAATACACGCTAGTATATTAGACATCAAATTCCCCCCTTTGAGTCCCTAAGTCGGCCTTGTATGCCTTTTTCTCCTCCCCAACCCGCAACGCAATAAGTCCTGCGCAATGAGGCACTTTCCGAACGTCAACGCCTTCCCCATCTCTACCATCATAGCGGCTACTACGATCTACCCCCGGGCGACGACTACGTACAGTATGTCTCTCCCAACCGAATGGTTAGGAAAGATCCCAATTGTTGAATTCACTGGAAGATTAGAAGGGAGTCTTGAAGTTTCCGCCTGCGTATGCTCCACAAGAGCCGAGTTCTTCTTCAATCTGCAGCAGCCGGTTGTACTTGGCCGTCCGCTCGCCGCGCACGGCAGCACCGGTCTTAATCTGCCCGGCGTTGATGCCCACGACCAGGTCGGAGATGATGGGATCTTCCGTCTCGCCGGAGCGCTCGGACACCATTACCCCAAAGCTGTGGCGATAGGCCAGCTCCGCCGCGTCCAGGGCTTCGCTCAGGGTGCCGATCTGGTTCACCTTCCAAAGAAGGGCGTTGCCGGCACCGAGGGCGGCACGCTCTTTGATGCGCGCCGGGTTGGTGCAGAAGAAGTCATCGCCCACAATCTGGATGCCGAGCTCCTGGGTGGCCCGCACGAAGCCGTCCACGTCGTCCTCGCTGAACGGATCTTCGATGGTGACAATGGGATAGGACTTGAGAAGGTCTTTGTAGAAGGCCAGGAGCTCGTCGGTGCTGAGGAGATTGCCTTCCAGGTGGTACTTGCCGGTCTCGGGGTCGTAGAGGTGCGTGGCGGCGCAGTCCAGGCCGTAGACGATCTTCTCCTCGTAGCCGGAGCGCTTTACGGCGAGGAGGATGTTGTCCAGAGCTTCCCGTACCTTGACGATGGGCGGGGCGAAACCGCCCTCGTCGCCCACGTTGGCGGCTATCTTGCCGTATTTGTCGATGATGATGGTGCGGAGCTCTTCATACACGGCCCAGCCGATCTCCATGGCTTCTTTGAAGGTCTCTGCGCCGACCGGGAAGATGCAGAACTCCTGGAACTCCAGGTCGTTCGAGGCGTGCTTGCCGCCGTTGATGTAGTTGAGCAGCGGTACGGGCAGCACGTGGGCGTTGACGTTGATGTACTTGTAGAGGGGCACGCGCAGAGCGGCGGCTGCAGCCCGCGCCGCCGCCAGGGACACGCCCAGGATGGCGTTGGCGCCCAGGCGCGCTTTGTTCGGAGTGCCATCGAGGGCGATGAGCGCCTGGTCCAGCGCCCGCTGGTCGGTCACGCGCCTCCCCCGCAAGGCCGGGGCGATTTCCTCTGCGACGCCGGCGATGGCCTTTTGCACGCCCAGGCCG
Coding sequences:
- a CDS encoding TAXI family TRAP transporter solute-binding subunit → MTMKWKKYALRITALALVVVVALTAAGCGKGQSTQSESGSDQAVETTYVTIGGGSTGGAMFIIAAGMANLAEKYIPGLKATSEMTTASVENARRVGRNELTFGLCTIDVALSALNGNREFASEGKYTDLRFVMRGYTTLFEAVVNENSSIKSIADLKGKKVAVLAGVTAESWWPSIAEAYGLTPGSYSSTILSNAECMDALRDGVVDAAITWSGLPTTAITDLATTKNIRFLPVEPDKAEVIIKDHPYFAQAVIPANTYKNQTEDVPSLSVAIILVTNNNVKEDVVYNFTKTLLEHQEELAAVHPMAGEFNKENAVKDCLIPMHPGAEKYYRKIGLVK
- a CDS encoding hydantoinase B/oxoprolinase family protein, which produces MVDPITVEVVRNALVTVAEQMSSRMIKSAYSYIVREMEDCSAALFDGTGSLIAESANVPIHLHCISPCLETILKHCFSQDMLEDGDILITNDPYVAGGSMAVHHTGDIIMYCPVFYEGKLMGFTALMAHYLDVGAMWMGTRGWGVEIWQEGIRVPPLKLYKKGQLNEDLFNMLVNNTRVPDVMENDLRAQAFACRVAAEEFKAVLRKYGPDTVSKCFEALLDYSERRTRATIQEIPDGCYEHTAYVLDDGSKGGPYRLKVTVTVKGSDIWFDFAGTDPQINGPINAPLSATYSAVYYTMRCLTDPEMPSNAGCNRPIHISAPEGTLVNCKSPAACYQRMIVCHSLVDLIMGALAEAIPDKVMAESCGCIYNYCSAITPESNKRVMWGEVVAGGLGARPSKDGLSAMSCHVTNCPTPSIEATEMSSPVMYLKRELCPDSGGPGKFRGGMGQVLSYQILGLSPQFHHTSQKAKVLPQGRFGGKAGSGGKWVINEGRSDERTLEYSVGDIEFLNPGDTVTLYTAAGGGYGDPHSRDPIAVRDDVINGIVSVESAAKDYGVIIDPHTLEIVGMVRREARTK
- a CDS encoding hydantoinase/oxoprolinase family protein, which translates into the protein MIRIAVDTGGTHTDVVLFNEKNGNLVVTKVPTTSEDLGLGVVSGCKKAFNEAHCPAESVAYFMYGTTFLTNMIVQGEAENVALITTKGFRDILEIGKAARKGNIYDIYLDKPRPLVPRHLRFGVSERINAKGEVVQALDEDELEKIFEELCKKGVESIAVCLLHSYINDTHETRIAEVAKEKFPELMVSLSSDIAREFREYGRTSTTVINAYAKPAVTRHLEKLSQQLRQAGVDAETLVMQSNGGLSTFGAAKNKPVNIAHCGVVAGVIGGNLFARLAGFSNVITLDMGGTSCDVAIIEDNKPKTTTWSEVQQYPVITPTIEFQTIGAGGGSIAWIDTGGALRVGPKSAQANPGPACYGKGGLEPTVTDANLVLGRINPGFFLGGEMHLHPEKAIEAIKQKVANPLGMDVVQAAKGIIDIVNSNMIRALKVVSTSKGYDPRDFALVAFGGAGPMHAGALADELEIGSVVIPYSPGAVAALGLLNSDIRYDYVHTLLSDSADVDLDAVNQSFREMETMGYQQLQRDGIPDSAIAFVRSIDMRYRGQAYEISVPVEVRASLSREDLDLVCRGFNELHTRVYGYCTPGKPVEIVNLRVTAIGGIPKPPLKEEECVDTSPDKAFAGTREVFFTDRYVNTPVYRTKLLRAGNVIKGPAILEEYGSTVVVFPGHTATMDQYRNIIIHTSFCSKRRENQW
- a CDS encoding NAD/NADP-dependent octopine/nopaline dehydrogenase family protein yields the protein MIKNIAVIGAGNAGQAMAADLTLAGFDVHLFEMSQFVDKILPLQEHGNVLELTGYARTGKARIKMITSDIKEAMTDVSHVMVVTVAPAHRIVAEMLVPYLSPGQVIVLLPGSCGTLEMAKVFNDAGVTKDVILAESLTLPYACRIVEPGHVNVHRVVTSLPFSAFPSNQNELVAEELKQLYPQITPWTNVLEVGLHNLNIISHPLPSLLNIGRVEYSGGEFYLYKEGFTPSVKKAMVALDNEKCAVLKALGLKSIPYMELGPQLRGLSFEEFVRRSSKGPLSANHRYITEDISAGVVLLCSLGEMLGVPTPVATSVVTLGSVINEVDYMSIGRNVSKIGIDGMSIEAINSYLTYGGSCS
- a CDS encoding TRAP transporter permease, with protein sequence MSNILACIEESPKVPKIPEVTPWGRMLGTVMMIVPVCFSLFHLVTAYVGPLSGMRQRIVHLGFSLALTFLVYRSEKKGLRRIIDPLLLLGGVISCLYLFIEDPRLPFRAGITTRNDVIFGIILLVTLLEASRRVIGLALPLVSILFLVYAYLGPHMPGLLQHRGYDLARIVSLVCLSTEGIFGVALGVSATFIILFCILSGFLFESGTAQLFTDMASSIFGRVRGGPAKIATVASCFFGTLSGSAVANVTSTGTFTIPMMIKTGFSPEFAGAVEAVASTGGQFMPPIMASVAFVIAEVLGISYFEVCKVGLIPALLYYLSLFIAVDLRAAKRGLKGLSPEQLPKFAPTFLRSGHMLVPILLLIYLLGVARLSITTSAFWAVVASFAVSFVKKDTRLDAARIWSALRRGAEGVLPVAIACANVGVIVGTLMLTGLGFRLSGILVELCKESIPLLLVSSMVVCILLGMGVPTLAVYLVVSIFVAPVLINHGVLPVAVHMFVFYFGVLSCITPPVAVAAYTAAGISGASPMSTGFTAFRLALPSFIIPFMFVYNPALLMMGDPLNILWSFTTSLIGVGFMAAGLEGYLLRQTSVVERGLLIASGLCLIWPGLISDVIGLAVGVSVYLHEYWARQGRISASRIDV
- the eno gene encoding phosphopyruvate hydratase, producing the protein MELKITNIVAREVLDCRGNPTVQVDVVVNDEILGRADVPAGKSTGAHEAQEVRDGGKRFGGLGVQKAIAGVAEEIAPALRGRRVTDQRALDQALIALDGTPNKARLGANAILGVSLAAARAAAAALRVPLYKYINVNAHVLPVPLLNYINGGKHASNDLEFQEFCIFPVGAETFKEAMEIGWAVYEELRTIIIDKYGKIAANVGDEGGFAPPIVKVREALDNILLAVKRSGYEEKIVYGLDCAATHLYDPETGKYHLEGNLLSTDELLAFYKDLLKSYPIVTIEDPFSEDDVDGFVRATQELGIQIVGDDFFCTNPARIKERAALGAGNALLWKVNQIGTLSEALDAAELAYRHSFGVMVSERSGETEDPIISDLVVGINAGQIKTGAAVRGERTAKYNRLLQIEEELGSCGAYAGGNFKTPF